Proteins encoded in a region of the Neoarius graeffei isolate fNeoGra1 chromosome 3, fNeoGra1.pri, whole genome shotgun sequence genome:
- the LOC132883417 gene encoding RAS guanyl-releasing protein 2-like isoform X2: protein MDSLSAESATVDELVEACINAFDDTGKLKDLSLVRMFLMMHPWYLPSIDLAKKLLLKSQEESCTAELRSRICHLVKFWISEFPVEFNLNPALAEQIRDLRDQLNTEGNEQESQLIDVESVPSYKWKRQVTQRVPSMSKKRKMSLLFEHLDASELAEHLTYLEYKSYCKILFQDYHSFVRHGCTVDNPILERFIMLFNSVSQWIQLMVLSKPTAQQRATVITHFVRVAQKLLQLQNFNTLMAVVGGLSNSSISRLKDTQAQISNDINKIFNSLLDLVTSCGNYSQYRRRFSECSGFRFPILGVHLKDLIAVHVALPDWTDDQKTRVNLTKTQQLYSILHELALVQTMPPNIDANTDLLNLLTVSLDQYHTEDEIYQLSLQREPRSSKPANSNPAPSLATKRPSMVDEWAASVKPKADPAIITKHIEKMVDSVFKNFDTDGDGYISREEFESIRNNFPYLSKFGELDTNQDGKISREEMIDYFMKASSLLNCKMGFIHTFTETTYVKPTFCEHCAGFLSLLLHL from the exons ATGGACTCGCTATCAGCTGAGTCAGCAACTGTCGATGAGCTGGTGGAGGCCTGTATCAATGCTTTTG ATGACACAGGGAAATTGAAGGACTTGTCGTTGGTGCGGATGTTTCTGATGATGCACCCCTGGTACCTGCCATCCATAGACCTGGCCAAGAAGCTACTGCTCAA GTCTCAGGAGGAAAGCTGCACTGCCGAGCTCAGGAGTCGAATCTGCCACCTAGTCAA GTTCTGGATCTCAGAATTTCCTGTCGAGTTCAATCTTAATCCGGCTTTGGCTGAACAGATTCGAGATCTGAGGGATCAACTCAACACTGAGGGCAATGAGCAGGAGAGTCAGCTCATTGATGTTGAGAGTGT CCCTTCATATAAGTGGAAGCGTCAGGTGACCCAGCGTGTACCATCCATGTCAAAAAAGAGGAAGATGTCCCTCCTGTTTGAGCACTTGGATGCCTCAGAACTTGCAGAACATCTAACCTACCTGGAGTATAAGTCCTATTGCAAGATTCTG TTCCAGGACTATCACAGCTTTGTGCGACACGGCTGCACGGTGGATAACCCCATCCTGGAGCGCTTCATCATGCTGTTCAACAGTGTCTCCCAGTGGATCCAGCTTATGGTGCTCAGCAAGCCCACGGCCCAGCAGCGCGCTACCGTCATAACGCACTTCGTACGAGTCGCACAG AAACTGCTGCAGCTGCAGAACTTTAACACCCTCATGGCGGTGGTTGGAGGCCTCAGTAACAGCTCCATCTCCAGGCTCAAAGACACACAGGCCCAGATCAGTAATGACATTAACAAG ATCTTTAACAGCCTGCTGGATCTGGTGACATCATGTGGGAACTACAGCCAGTACCGGCGGCGTTTCTCGGAGTGTTCAGGCTTCCGGTTCCCGATCCTGGGGGTTCATCTGAAGGATCTGATCGCGGTGCATGTGGCTCTGCCGGATTGGACTGATGATCAGAAAACGCGTGTTAATCTGACGAAGACCCAACAGCTCTACTCTATACTGCATGAGCTGGCACTGGTCCAGACCATGCCGCCCAACATAGACGCCAACACCGACCTGCTTAACCTTCTTACG GTCTCACTGGACCAGTATcatacagaagatgagatataccaGCTCTCACTACAGAGGGAACCTCGAAGCTCCAAGCCAGCT AACTCAAACCCTGCCCCTAGCCTAGCGACTAAGCGGCCGTCGATGGTTGATGAATGGGCAGCGTCGGTGAAGCCCAAAGCAGATCCTGCTATCATCACCAAACACATTGAGAAGATGGTTGAC tctgtcttcaagaatttcgatACAGACGGAGATGGCTATATTTCCCGTGAGGAGTTTGAGAGCATCAGGAATAATTTCCCTTATCTCAGCAAGTTTGGAGAGCTTGATACAAACCA ggatggGAAGATCAGCAGGGAGGAAATGATAGATTACTTTATGAAGGCCAGTTCACTATTGAACTGTAAGATGGGCTTCATACACACGTTCACAGAGACCACATATGTGAAGCCCACCTTCTGTGAACACTGTGCCGGATTT CTGTCACTTTTACTTCACCTGTAG
- the LOC132883417 gene encoding RAS guanyl-releasing protein 2-like isoform X3 has product MDSLSAESATVDELVEACINAFDDTGKLKDLSLVRMFLMMHPWYLPSIDLAKKLLLKSQEESCTAELRSRICHLVKFWISEFPVEFNLNPALAEQIRDLRDQLNTEGNEQESQLIDVESVPSYKWKRQVTQRVPSMSKKRKMSLLFEHLDASELAEHLTYLEYKSYCKILFQDYHSFVRHGCTVDNPILERFIMLFNSVSQWIQLMVLSKPTAQQRATVITHFVRVAQKLLQLQNFNTLMAVVGGLSNSSISRLKDTQAQISNDINKIFNSLLDLVTSCGNYSQYRRRFSECSGFRFPILGVHLKDLIAVHVALPDWTDDQKTRVNLTKTQQLYSILHELALVQTMPPNIDANTDLLNLLTVSLDQYHTEDEIYQLSLQREPRSSKPANSNPAPSLATKRPSMVDEWAASVKPKADPAIITKHIEKMVDSVFKNFDTDGDGYISREEFESIRNNFPYLSKFGELDTNQCQFWTRGFFLGQQPLSPW; this is encoded by the exons ATGGACTCGCTATCAGCTGAGTCAGCAACTGTCGATGAGCTGGTGGAGGCCTGTATCAATGCTTTTG ATGACACAGGGAAATTGAAGGACTTGTCGTTGGTGCGGATGTTTCTGATGATGCACCCCTGGTACCTGCCATCCATAGACCTGGCCAAGAAGCTACTGCTCAA GTCTCAGGAGGAAAGCTGCACTGCCGAGCTCAGGAGTCGAATCTGCCACCTAGTCAA GTTCTGGATCTCAGAATTTCCTGTCGAGTTCAATCTTAATCCGGCTTTGGCTGAACAGATTCGAGATCTGAGGGATCAACTCAACACTGAGGGCAATGAGCAGGAGAGTCAGCTCATTGATGTTGAGAGTGT CCCTTCATATAAGTGGAAGCGTCAGGTGACCCAGCGTGTACCATCCATGTCAAAAAAGAGGAAGATGTCCCTCCTGTTTGAGCACTTGGATGCCTCAGAACTTGCAGAACATCTAACCTACCTGGAGTATAAGTCCTATTGCAAGATTCTG TTCCAGGACTATCACAGCTTTGTGCGACACGGCTGCACGGTGGATAACCCCATCCTGGAGCGCTTCATCATGCTGTTCAACAGTGTCTCCCAGTGGATCCAGCTTATGGTGCTCAGCAAGCCCACGGCCCAGCAGCGCGCTACCGTCATAACGCACTTCGTACGAGTCGCACAG AAACTGCTGCAGCTGCAGAACTTTAACACCCTCATGGCGGTGGTTGGAGGCCTCAGTAACAGCTCCATCTCCAGGCTCAAAGACACACAGGCCCAGATCAGTAATGACATTAACAAG ATCTTTAACAGCCTGCTGGATCTGGTGACATCATGTGGGAACTACAGCCAGTACCGGCGGCGTTTCTCGGAGTGTTCAGGCTTCCGGTTCCCGATCCTGGGGGTTCATCTGAAGGATCTGATCGCGGTGCATGTGGCTCTGCCGGATTGGACTGATGATCAGAAAACGCGTGTTAATCTGACGAAGACCCAACAGCTCTACTCTATACTGCATGAGCTGGCACTGGTCCAGACCATGCCGCCCAACATAGACGCCAACACCGACCTGCTTAACCTTCTTACG GTCTCACTGGACCAGTATcatacagaagatgagatataccaGCTCTCACTACAGAGGGAACCTCGAAGCTCCAAGCCAGCT AACTCAAACCCTGCCCCTAGCCTAGCGACTAAGCGGCCGTCGATGGTTGATGAATGGGCAGCGTCGGTGAAGCCCAAAGCAGATCCTGCTATCATCACCAAACACATTGAGAAGATGGTTGAC tctgtcttcaagaatttcgatACAGACGGAGATGGCTATATTTCCCGTGAGGAGTTTGAGAGCATCAGGAATAATTTCCCTTATCTCAGCAAGTTTGGAGAGCTTGATACAAACCA gtgtcagttttggaccaggggattctttcttggacagcagcctctcagcccatggtga